A region of Lycium barbarum isolate Lr01 chromosome 3, ASM1917538v2, whole genome shotgun sequence DNA encodes the following proteins:
- the LOC132631912 gene encoding UDP-glycosyltransferase 92A1-like, which yields MEKKKGTILLFPFMAQGHIIPFLSLAFKLEQNGHKIIFVNTPLNIKKLKSSIPQNSSISLLEIPFNSSEHGLPPNTENTDSLPYKLSLHFTTISSSLEHSFRNLVSNLVEKPLCIISDMFFGWSANIAHEFGIFHVIFSGASGFGLACYYSMWLNLPHKKTKNSVFTMPDFQEAGNLDVSQLSPSLLAADSNDPYTNFNWKNLSNWMNSDGILFNTVEDLDKLGLMYFRRKLGVPVWAIGPILWPASSTKQSACKETEKCIKFLDEKEAKSVLYISFGSQNTISASQMMELAKALDNASGVNFIWVVRPPLGFDINMEFRAEEWLPEGFVQRVFEDQNRGLIVPKWAPQVEILAHKSVGAFLTHCGWNSVLESLGNGVPLLGWPIAAEQFYNAKFLEQDVGVCVEVARGNNSQVKHEHILEKIELVMAGNEKGKEIRRKACEVREMIRDAIIDDEDFKGSSIKAMDEFLNAALSMNKMSNGDHLLMTSQEENMKKMSNDVRINENMSKSWEDHSSTWC from the exons ATGGAGAAGAAAAAAGGAACAATTCTTCTCTTCCCCTTCATGGCTCAAGGCCACATTATACCGTTCTTATCCTTAGCCTTCAAATTAGAACAGAATGGTCACAAAATAATTTTTGTGAATACACCTCTCAATATCAAGAAACTCAAATCATCCATCCCTCAAAATTCCTCTATTTCCCTTCTTGAAATCCCTTTCAATAGCTCTGAACATGGCTTACCTCCAAACACTGAAAACACTGATTCACTTCCTTATAAACTCTCCTTACATTTTACAACAATTTCGTCTTCTCTTGAGCATTCATTCAGAAATCTTGTTTCTAATCTTGTTGAAAAGCCACTTTGTATAATATCAGACATGTTTTTTGGATGGTCAGCAAATATAGCTCATGAATTTGGAATTTTTCATGTCATTTTCAGTGGGGCTAGTGGTTTTGGCTTAGCATGTTATTACTCTATGTGGCTAAATTTGCCTCATAAGAAAACAAAAAACTCTGTTTTTACTATGCCTGATTTCCAAGAAGCTGGCAATCTTGATGTTAGTCAATTGAGTCCAAGTCTATTGGCAGCTGATTCTAATGATCCTTACACAAACTTCAACTGGAAAAATCTTTCCAACTGGATGAACTCTGATGGGATTCTTTTCAATACAGTTGAAGATTTAGACAAGCTTGGATTAATGTATTTTCGTCGAAAATTAGGAGTACCTGTTTGGGCCATTGGACCAATACTTTGGCCAGCAAGTAGTACTAAACAAAGTGCTTGTAAAGAAACAGAGAAGTGCATCAAATTTCTTGATGAAAAAGAAGCAAAATCAGTGCTTTACATTTCTTTTGGCTCTCAGAACACAATATCAGCTTCACAAATGATGGAATTGGCCAAAGCCTTGGATAATGCTAGTGGAGTAAACTTCATATGGGTTGTTAGGCCTCCTTTGGGTTTTGACATAAACATGGAGTTCAGAGCAGAGGAATGGCTACCTGAGGGGTTTGTTCAACGCGTTTTCGAGGATCAAAACAGGGGACTCATAGTGCCAAAATGGGCTCCTCAG GTTGAAATCTTGGCACACAAATCAGTTGGAGCTTTCTTGACACATTGCGGATGGAATTCAGTGTTGGAATCACTTGGGAATGGAGTGCCACTTCTTGGTTGGCCCATTGCAGCAGAGCAATTTTACAATGCAAAATTCTTGGAGCAAGATGTTGGTGTTTGTGTTGAGGTGGCTAGAGGGAACAATTCTCAAGTTAAGCATGAGCATATATTGGAAAAGATTGAGTTGGTTATGGCGGGAAATGAGAAAGGGAAGGAAATCAGAAGGAAAGCTTGTGAAGTTAGGGAAATGATAAGAGATGCTATTATAGATGATGAGGATTTCAAAGGGTCATCTATTAAAGCAATGGATGAGTTTCTTAATGCAGCTTTGTCCATGAACAAGATGTCAAATGGAGATCATCTGCTGATGACTAGCCAAGAAGAGAATATGAAGAAGATGTCAAATGATGTAAGGATTAATGAAAATATGTCGAAAAGTTGGGAAGACCATTCTTCTACTTGGTGTTAA